Proteins from a genomic interval of Mustela lutreola isolate mMusLut2 chromosome 4, mMusLut2.pri, whole genome shotgun sequence:
- the LOC131830728 gene encoding basic proline-rich protein-like — QGFGAWRANLERPSRGSESRRPYSTPLQAARKPLPAATRQSSTRVRGARGDAPARARGERGARPRERGRVAASASARVPGRGCVGWGASEAAAAPQSRRDARASRRWSRRLRRRPWASGPRRESSACRLPGSGAAGRVPRAEWSPPQETRRDTGLSRGDRGRPDRSNPSGRPGWGLASGQVPPSEGRPGARRPPARHAGRARRRGRPCSPQRPPRPRPEGRSPRRAPPSRGPARPERREPGKPAPAVAARPPGSRGEEGGETLPFIVAFSP; from the coding sequence CAAGGATTTGGAGCTTGGAGGGCAAACCTGGAGCGACCGTCAAGGGGCTCGGAGTCCCGGCGCCCCTACTCCACGCCCCTCCAGGCGGCCCGCAAGCCCCTCCCGGCAGCCACAAGGCAGAGCTCAACGCGCGTGCGCGGGGCCAGAGGGGACGCCCCCGCGCGAGCGCGCGGTGAGCGGGGCGCGCGGCCGAGGGAGCGCGGGCGCGTTGCGGCGTCGGCGTCTGCGCGCGTTCCAGGACGAGGCTGTGTGGGCTGGGGAGCGAGCGAGGCGGCTGCGGCGCCTCAGAGCCGAAGGGACGCGCGGGCCTCGCGCCGCTGGAGCAGACGGTTGCGGAGGCGACCCTGGGCTAGTGGCCCGAGGCGGGAGAGCTCGGCCTGTCGACTGCCCGGCTCGGGGGCCGCCGGCCGCGTCCCTCGCGCGGAGTGGTCGCCGCCCCAGGAGACTCGCCGTGACACGGGCCTAAGCCGCGGCGACCGCGGACGTCCGGACCGCTCGAACCCGTCGGGCCGGCCCGGGTGGGGACTAGCGTCCGGGCAGGTGCCGCCCTCTGAGGGCCGGCCGGGCGCCCGGCGCCCACCCGCACGGCACGCGGGCCGGGCTCGGCGGAGGGGCCGCCCGTGCAGCCCGCAAAGGCCCCCCCGTCCTCGCCCCGAGGGCCGGAGCCCGCGTCGCGCCCCGCCCTCCCGGGGCCCGGCCCGGCCGGAGCGGCGGGAGCCGGGAAAGCCCGCGCCTGCGGTCGCCGCCCGCCCGCCGGGCTCGCgcggagaagagggaggagaaactTTGCCTTTTATTGTTGCCTTTAGTCCTTAA